From the Diceros bicornis minor isolate mBicDic1 chromosome 19, mDicBic1.mat.cur, whole genome shotgun sequence genome, one window contains:
- the CSTL1 gene encoding cystatin-like 1 codes for MGGGCWRNPLLLLAALVLAAKLGHFQRWGGFREKSTSQKNMNSTLKFFIETYNNASNDTYLFGVDKLLRSQMQLTTGVEYMVTVKISRTKCKRNSIKSHSCPIQSKKNLKKSFICDFLIYTVPWMNYYQLWNNSCLEA; via the exons ATGGGAGGTGGATGCTGGAGGAACCCTctgctgctgctggctgccctggTCCTGGCGGCCAAGTTGGGTCACTTTCAAAGGTGGGGAGGCTTCCGAGAGAAGTCCACGAGTCAGAAAAACATGAATTCAACTCTCAAATTCTTCATTGAAACCTACAACAATGCTAGCAACGACACCTACTTATTTGGAGTTGACAAGCTACTTCGAAGCCAGATGCAg CTGACAACGGGAGTGGAGTACATGGTCACCGTGAAGATTAGCCGGACCAAATGCAAGAGGAACAGCATAAAAAGTCATTCATGTCCCATTCAAAGCAAGAAGAACCTGAAAAAG agtttcatttgtgattttttgATATACACTGTGCCCTGGATGAACTATTATCAGCTCTGGAACAACTCTTGTCTGGAGGCCTAA